The genomic DNA TTGAAAGCAGCCCATGCCCTTCTTCCGGCATAACCTCCGGGTAAGAAACAAGAAGTTCGCTGAAATTATACTTCTCTACAACCCGTTGAAACCAGTAGGAAACTTCTTCTTCAACAATCTCTCTATGAGGCACCAAAGCTCCTTCTCTGACGGGAGTTCTATAAACGGCGTTAAGCATTCCTTCCCAGGAGAAAGTGTAAAAGGCTCTGAACCTGCGATCCCTCTGATCAGTCTGGTCTAATTCAATCCTGCTCAATTGGCGGCTCTGATATTCTATTTCCACTTCCCCCTGTACCGGGATCCCATCCTTAGTAAAACCCCTCACCTGGACTCTGTGGACCTGGGGGCGCAGATCTACAGCTCCTCTTAGCCTTTCAAAGGGCACAAGCCGGTGGTAACCAGGGCCCAGAACACGCGTGATTCTGCCATACTGCTCAAATACAGCGGCACTGTCTTCCCGGATAATCACATATCCAGGCCCCCCAATCTTGACTGCAGGGTGTTCCGGATCGACTATTTCCCCTTCCCTGATCGTAAAGTCAATAAACTCTCTGAAAAGGGGACAGATGGAGCTCAGGAGCCATATGATCGCATCGCCCAGCCTTCTTATTTCGTGAAAATCCCTTAGAAAATTGCACACCGTTAGAAAGGCTGCCAGAATCCCTGCAAAACCAGCGATAAAAACTAAATGCATCTCAACTACCTCCAGGCGAAAGGGCTTTGAAAACGCCAGCTTTTTCTAAAGTTCGAGCGATGTCAGAAGTTAAAAGCCCCTTATTGGCCAGAGAGTAAGCCAGTTCCTCCACAATCTTGGTTAACCGCATAGTCAAGGTCATTTCCAGATCGCCCGGGCTCACTCCGGTGAGCACTTCAGCAATTTTCTCCACTATATCCTGAAGGAAGTTAAACCGTGCTTCACTCAATTGCCTCCAGTAGGCTGCTTCTGCCCTTGCCTCCCAGGGCTTCTCTTTTACTTCTACGCTCGCTTCCCAATTCCTCAAGGAATATTCCACGACCCTTGATGGCACTTTATGTAATGTGATTCGCATCAGGTTAATTTTATAAGGCCAAAAGTTACTCCCCAGCTCTTTTCTTAGCCCCTCTTCAAGGATTTCTGATGAAACTGTTTCGTGGGAATTCCCGTAAAGGTCTCCCAGAGTATAGCGGGAAACAACTTTAATTAGCCCAACTCTGGCGATGGAAAAAGCCCTTTCATCCCATCCGTCTGGGCCTTTAAGGTAAAAGGCGCTGAGCAACTCCGCCGGTTCATAACGATAGTAAAAATCCCCTCCCCTTTGTCCATAGTCTGCTAAGGAAAGGTCCAGGAGGAGCCGCAGTTCAATCTCCATATTATCGCTTGTTATGGCTTTAACATAGCTTATCCTGCGCTGAGGTCTGAGGTCAATGACTCCTCTTATACGTTCATAGGGTTCAAGGAAATAGATGGTAGTGCCCTGGTTGTATTCACCTTCTATAATCAGCCCCCGGCGGCGGTTTATGTTGGGTCTAAAGACTGCCTGGTTCCCCACAACCCGAGAAGGTTCCACAAATAATTGGACCACAGCAACGCTGTCGCTTCTTACTAAAACTGGGCTTCGCAAGTGATCCCTCAATAAATATGAGGCAAACCCTGCAGGAATTTTTTCTTCGTAATGGTCCCCTTCCACCGTGTAAGCTGAAGGATGAAGGTGTAACGCTCTTTTGACAATATACCGCCAGAGAAGCCAGCGAACGCGGTTGAATTCCTGATGATGGCGGGGAAGAGGGGTTATATAACGCGTCAGCCAAAACAGCGTTAACAGCCAAAACAACCCAAATACAGCGAGTAAGCCTAAACATTTAAGCAAATTGAACACATTTTTCCCTCTTAAAAGGACAAAACTGTAAAGGCTCCCATAGCTTTAACCTCAAACGGCTTCTGTTTACCCCTAAACTCTGACCCACAAGGGGTGCAATGTTTCCACTTAAAATTTTAGCCTCAGATTTTAAAGATGTCAATTAAATTTAGGATTGCAGATAATGGCTTCAAAAAAACAGCAAAAGCTTTTATACCTCTCGGCCCAAAACCTTGAATCAACAAAGAGGAAAAATAGCCCGAAGACTTCAATCCCTGGCAAAGGGTATGGACCTTGCAGCCTTCCCGCAAGTAAGCTTCAGGGCAGCAGGAAGAACAAACCTCACCTCCCCTGCGCACAAAGCAACTCCCCACCCGCACCCGAAAGATTGCTTCGCCACAGTAAAACACTACTTTCAAACCGCCCCTCTGATGTAGGGGATTGTCTGAGGGCCTTCGGGGAGTATGCACACCCTGGCTTCAGGGCCGTATCTGGCTAAAAGCTCTTCCAGAGTTTCCTCTATAGAACGGCAGGGCTTCAGAAGAGCCTCTTCTATTTGTCTATCCGTAAGGTAGGAGCTTTTAACGTAAACGTCGGCTTTAAGTTGTATGAGGGCCTGGATCTGAGCCTCCCACTGATCCTGAACCAGAAAACCCGGCTGGCGTATTATCCTTAAAAGCTCCGCTGGAGAAGAGGCCATCTTCAGGATATTTTTGTATTCCCCGTGGTCCGGAATACCATCTTTGCATTCAGCAGCTATGATTATACTTCCCCCTTCCTTGACTATTCGCGCTGCTACTGACATGCCCTTGACCGCCTGGTAGAGGTTTATATCCAGGGGGTAGCCTGAGTTGGTAGTTATAACAATATCAAAGGGCTCTTCCACTTCCACCATGGCCGAAGAGGCAGCAAACTTCACCCCTTCAGCATGAGCTTTCCAGACATCACCAGCAAAAACCCCCGTTATTTGTTTCTCCCGGTTCAAAGTTACATTGACCAGGAACGATGGCTGGGTTCGGGCGGCCACTTCCCTTATCTCTTCCCAGATGGGATTGCCTTCCGTTACACCCCAAGTAGCTCTGGGATCATCTATCATTTCGGCCCCGTGGTTAAGAAGGATGGTATCAAGGCCAGCTATCCCCGGTAGCACTGCTTTGGGCCCCCCAGAAAAACCTGCAAAAAAGTGAGGTTCAATGAACCCGGTAAGGATTTTAACTGACGCTTCCATGTAGGCTTTGTTAACCCAGGCTGGATGACCAAAGCTCGTTTCTCCAAGGTATTGAAGGGTTGATTTGTCGTTACAATCGTGCTGAAGAATAGCGTAATTGGAAACGATGTCCGGACCCAGCATTTCCTCCAGTTCCTCTCGGGTCTGAGGACGGTGAGCTCCAAGGGCGTTTATGAGCAATATGTTTTGCCTCGGAACATGAGAGAGTTCTTCCAGAATTATCGGAAGGACCTTGCGGTTTGGCATCGGCCGGGTTATATCACTGAAAACAATGGCTACAGTGTCGGAGGAGCGGACCAGTTCCCTGAGGGGAGGAGAAGCTATAGGTTCTCTGAGAGCTTTCCTGATAGCCTTTTCTTCCTCCGGCAAGCCAGGGAGGAACCGGGGCTCAATAATTTTTACCTTTAAATCATCGGGCAGCTCAATCCACAGCCCTTCTCTGCCGTAGGCCAGGCGGACCTTCATTTTTCTTTCCCCCTTTCATCTTAACCGCAGCGGCTTTTATAGCATCTATTATCTGGTAATAACCAGTGCACCGGCAAAGGTTACCGGCTATGGCTTCTTTGATTTCCTCTTCGGAAGGGTCTGCATTTCTATCCAGCAGAGCTTTAGTGGACATTATGAAGCCTGGAGTGCAGTAACCACATTGAGCGGCAAAGTGTTCTATAAAAGCTTCTTGGATAGGATGCAGTTTTCTGTCTAAAGAAAGCCCTTCAATCGTTTCTACCCACGCCCCATCCACTTTCATGGCTGGATAGATGCATGAAGTGACAGCCTTACCGTTCACGATCACAGTGCATGCCCCGCACTCCCCCTCCTCGCACCCTATTTTAGTGCCCACGAGACCAAGCCTTTCCCGCAACGTATAGGCTAAAGTTTCAAAAGGCTCTATCTCAACGGTTCGTTTCTGCCCATTAAGGGTAAAAGTAATCACCGGCATAATTTGAACCCTCCTTTAAGTTTTGTTCAGCGATCCCTTCGCAGAAGTCACTGTTAACTTCAAGGGCAAAACAACCCCGGAGGCCTTCCGGAAACTGCATCATCGCTGTCACTTTGGCTTTAAGGTTAAGATAGCTTCAGCGTGATGTTTTACCTGCTCTTTGCTCCAAAGCATCGGGTGATATTCTCCCCTGGCCCATTTCATTATGAAGTCACCATAGTGAGGGTGGTAAGGGTGACCAGACTGGCCTGTAGTATGAATGGATAGAGAATTATCCCACGCTCCAACGTCTATGATCTGCCTGTACGACGGCAGAGCCATCACTTCAAAGGGATTTTCAGGGTGATAAAGGTTGTTGTTCACCGTTTCGGAGCTCCCGCTTACAGGTACGGGACCGCGGTTGAAGATATTTTCAATGGGCTTTATCCCGGATCTTCCCAGGGTCTCGTTCTGGAAGATGGCTACGTGGACTTTGCCCCATTGCCACTTCTTCATATCTTTGCCCAGCCTTTCCTCAAGCTCATCCACAGCTTCCTTGAAAGCTTTGAGGAGTATTTCGTCCCTCGTCTCAGTTTGAGGTGTATAAACGTTATCGTACCAGGGAGAGTGGGGTTTGGCCAGGATGGAAGCTAAAACTTGCATTGTGAGGGATTCAAAGTCCAAAAACTTTAGGAAAGCCTTCTCCCCAAGCTCATCGGCAAAGATGTTCCTGAGGAGGCTAAGCCTAACGGCCTCAAAAATGGTAGCTCCAACCGATTCCGTGGTAGCATAACGGTCCCATCGCCGGAGAATTTCCAGAGCCTCCTTGAGGCGAGGGTCCTCCAGGGAAAGAGTGGCAAGGTGAGGGATAACTTCTTCGGCATGGAGGACGTAGGAATCCATCTGAATGGCTTTGAAATCTTCAATGCTGAGCTTGTCCTTGGCCGTTATTAGGTTAACTATGCGCTGAGCCCGATAGCCTCGGTTCCAATCCAGGGTGATAAAATGCGGGAAATCTGGCCTAACCACGGCATTATTAGCTGTGACCACGTAGCCCTCTGGAGGGTTAAAGGTGCGGGGAAGTTCATCAAAGGGAACGTAGCCAACCCATTCGTATTCGTTGTTCCATCCCGGCACGGGAATTGAGCCGTCTCCTTTCTTGCGGATAGGGATTTTGCCAGGCATCTGATAGCCAATGTTACCGTTCACATCAGCGTAAACGAAGTTCTGGCTTGGAACATCCCAGTAACGGAGGGCCTCCCTGAACTCCTCCCAGTTGCGGGCCTTGTTCAGAAGGAGCACAGACTTCACGATGGTGCATGGTTCGAGCGCTGTCCAGCGGAAAGCCAGAGGCTGCCACCCGTAAGCCCACGCTTCTTCAGTCCCACCAGCCACATCGTTTATTATGGGCCCATGGCGGGTAAGACGAACCCGCACCCTCACCGGTTCTTCTCTCCCCCGCACTTTTATCTCTTCCCAGATTATCTGCATATTTTCCCATTTCCCATCAACTTCATACTGGTCGGGGTTTTCAGGGTTAATTCGCTCCACATATAGATCCTGAACATCAGGGTTGACATTGGTTACACCCCAGGCTATGTATTCATTGTGGCCTATTATAACTCCAGGGACTCCGGCAAAAGAGGCTCCAACCACTCTGAAAGGACAATCTTCGCTTACTGGTTCACAATGAAGGCCTATTTCATACCAGATAGATGGCATCTGAATCCCTAAATGGGGGTCGTTGGCCAGAAGAGGGCGGCCGGTGGTGGTACGGCTGCCGGAGACCACCCAGTTGTTGCTTCCCAGGCCAGGCCCCATGCGGAGGATTTCCAGAGCTTCCCACGGAATGCTTTCAAAAGTGGCCTGGGATAAAGGGATCAATGTTTCGGGAGCGTGAGAGGAAGACCCGGTTTCAGGATGAGGTACTATAACTGGCTTATCAGGAGGATAAGGTGGATCTATATCCTTTAAACGAGTGGAGCCAACTCTGCTCAAAACCATCGCTCTGAAGATTTCATTTTCCCAGTTTCCTCCCAGGTTCCAGGCCATAACTTTTGCCCAGGTTAAAATGTTATAGGGAGTCCAGGGTTCAGGCTCAAACTTTGCTCCTATAAGGCCAAGGATGGTAAACTCCAGGCCCAGTTTCCCCTTGTTCTCCTTGAGATAAGCGTTGACCCCTTTAGCGTAAGCTTCTAAGATGGCCTTTACCTCAGGCTCCAGCTGTTCAAGCTCCCGGGCAGCGACCCTGTGCCACCCGAGGGTGCGGATGAATCGGTCTATTTTGAGGGTGGCTTCTCCGAAGATTTCCGAAAGCCGTCCACTTCCGATCCTCCGCCAGTATTCCATTTGCCAGAAGCGGTCCTGAGCATGAACGTAACCCTGAGCAAAGAAGAGATCATGGGTATTGGAAGCATAGATGTGAGGCACACCCCATTTGTCTCTTACAATGGTTACCGGAGCTCTGAGCCCCTCCACAATTATAGTTCCGGTGGTCCTGGGCCAGGGTTTACGGATGGTATAGTAAAGAAAGCCGGAAAGGGATAGCACCAGGATTATGAGCACTGCTATTACTATAGTTACAGCTTTAAGCGCTCTGCGCATGGTACCCCCTTATATCTGAGTCCTGAATTTGCGGTAAAACTAAGGCCTTATGCGACGCAACAGGCTTTCAAGTCTAGTGGTATCTTTGTAAAGTAACCTGGTAAGCTCGCGGCCCACATCTACCAGAAAATAACGCCCCTCTTTACCAAGAGAGCCCGCCATCCGCCTTATGCCTACCGCTATCAAGTCATCGGCAGGGATGCCCGGGTTGCTGAGGATGGTACGGAGAAAATCCAAACCCGAGAGGGCAAACTCCCTAACTTCTTCATCGGAACAGCTTTCTACCACGCTGAAAGGCATCGGGGGCTGAGGCGGCATCTCTTGACGGATAAAACCATAGCGCTTATATCCCACCACTACTACTGAAATTTCCACAGGAAGCAGCCTGTTTTCTATATGGTCCCTTATGTACTCCTCCGGCAGATTTTGCGCTGTAATAAGCTGTCGCACGGACGAATCGCTCTGGATAGACACATTGTAAATAAAGCCGTAAACGATGCTACCATCCTGGGTGAGGACTTTGACGAAATCGCCGAAGGAAGGAATATCGTGAAGGAGAGTGCGACAGCCGGCAGTAAACTGGGTTGTATTGGCGTGGATTACTCTCCCTATCTCCTGCCCCATTTTACATTAACCTCTTCCACCTTTCCTTTGGAGAAAGCTGTGGGATTAGACCTTTCCGCATCATGGCGCGTTCTATCATCTCCTCAAGACTTTTCCTTTCCTGAGCCTTTATCACAGCTAATTCATGAGCCCTTTCGAGAACATAAGGATACCCCCCAGTGTTTTCGCTCTGTTTCAGGATCGCTCCCTGGATAAAGGCCACAAGCTCTCTATCTCTGGCTATCCATTCAGGCACTTCAACCCTGGCAATTTCTCCCTCAACGTTGAGGTAAAAGAAGAAAACGCGATTCTCTCCGTAGTAATCGTTCAGGACTGATGGGCTTTCAAAGAGGGCAGAACGCCACCCTTTCGGCAGGAAGGAAAAGAGAGTGGCGTCGGTTAAGCGACCCCAAGGGCGCCGGAGAGTAGGTTGCTTTAAAGTTTCCTCTCCAAAATGCATCAGCCTTAAAAGGTCCACCACTTCGCAATAACGAGGACGACTTATGAACCCGGCCAGGAGAGCCCCGGCATTGCGGATTTTATCCATCTCTTCCGTGTAAGCCCTGATTTTATCCTGATGCAGGTTCTTTTCTTCCTCTAAAATCCAGAGGAGCAGTGTCCCATCAATCAGGGCCAGAATTGGTGTCTCTTCCCGCCTGGCTTTCTCCACCACTTCCTTTACCCTTTCAGAAATTTCCTTCAGCTCCGCCAGCCCCCTTCTGACATCTAGAAGGCTACCCTGCACCAGGCGGTTGCCTTCGTAAAGGTCTTCGTCTCTATAAAAAAGGAAAGGCATGCTTCTGGGGATAGGGGTTTCACCGCTGCTCTCTCTGAGAACAATGCTCCCTATGTTTATGAGATAGTAAAGAGCAATGCCGTGACGGTCAGGCTGAACCTGAGAGCCATCGGCAGCAATGGCGAAGAAAGAAGAGGGTACAGGCTTGGGAGGCTCCTGAAGATCTATGGGTTCATTGGATGGAACTGCAGCTCCTAACTCTTTGGCTTTAGTCCTGAATTCAAAAGCTGAAATGGAATAACGTTTAAGAAGCTCCCGGGCTCTATCGGCCACCCTCTGGTAGCGAGCCCTTTCTGCAGTCAATTCCTCGGCCATTTTTTCCACTTGAGGAATCAAGTGAGGTAGATAAAGACTCACTTCCGACCTCCAATTAATTTTAGCACAAAAACGCCAATATGGGAAAAAGGAGCCTGGTGAAGTCAAGCTCACCTAAGTTTGACACCTGATAGCCTTTAAAGTATAATCCGCCACAGATTTTGCAAAAAAGGAGGAGCAATTGCGAGAGCGAAACCTTCTAATCCTTCTTGGGATAATTCTTCTGGTTGCCTTTTGCCTGTGGATTGACCTACCCCAAACAGAAGCTCTTAGCCTTCAATTAGGGCCTCTTAAAATTTACCGGGAGATAAAGTTTCGTCTTGGCCTCGATTTGAGAGGAGGCCTTCAGGTAGTTCTGGAAGCTGATCCTCCACCGGGTGAGAAGGTTACCCCCGAAAGTATGGAGGCGGTTCGTAATATAATCCAGAACCGAGTTGACGGCATGGGTGTAGTGGAAGCTGTAGTCCAGCGCCAGGGAGAAAACCGCATCCTTGTGGAACTCCCTGGCCTTGTAAACCCTGATGAGGCTATTGCCACTTTAAAGGCTACAGGGCGATTGGAGTTTGTGGAGGCGGGACTGACCCCATTGCCTGAAGGCCTGAAAATCTTGACAACCTATGAAGTTCCCCTAGAGCCCTCACCAACCGAAACCATTACCCCCACCCCGGGAGCTGCTCCTACCCCCACGCCTACAATTACTCCTACCGTAACTCTAACCCCCACCACCGAAATTACCCCCACCCCGCAGGTTTACAGGACCATAATGACCGGTAAACACCTTAAGTCGGCAAGGGTTGGGAGTGATGAATTCGGCAGGCCGGAAATAGACTTTGAACTCACCCGCGAAGGGGCCGAAATTTTCGCCAAATACACAACGGAGCACCAGGGGGAGTTCCTGGCTATCGTAATGGATGGAATTGTCATCTCATGTCCCCAGATAAAAGAACCGATAACTGATGGGATGGGGAGGATAACCAGTGAAAAAGGTTTTACTCTGGAGGAGGCAAGGCGTCTGGCCATTATCCTCCAGTACGGTGCTCTCCCTGTTCCCCTTAAAGTTATACAGACCAGAATTATAGGCCCAACTTTAGGGCAGGATTCAATCCAGAAAAGCATAAGGGCGGGTATAATAGGGGTAATAGTGGTCTTGACCTTTATGCTCACATATTACCGGCTCCCAGGCTTCCTAGCCGACCTCGCTCTTATCTCTTATGGTCTCATAAACCTTGCCATATATAAGTTTGGAATTCCTGGCTTATTCCCCGGGGTTACCCTGAGCTTACCAGGTATAACGGGCTTTCTCCTTTCCACAGGAATGGCCGTTGACGCTAACATCCTGATCTTTGAGAGAATGAAAGAAGAACTGCGTCAAGGTAGGCCACTGTCGGCAGCTATTGAGGCTGGCTTCAACCGGGCCTGGACTTCTATCAGGGATGCTAACCTTTCAACGCTTCTTACCTGCATAGTCCTTTACTGGTTTGGTTCTAATTTCGGGGCGAGTATGGTGAAAGGGTTCGCCGTTACCCTTTTCATAGGGGTTTGCGTAAGCATGTTCACCGCGGTCACCATGACCCGAACTCTTGTAACTTTCGTCTTCGACCTGAGCGGACGGTTCTTAGAGAAGAGACGGTGGCTTCTGGGAGTTTAAAGGGGAAGGAGGCAAAATGTATAACATCATTGAGAAAAGGTACTGGTTCTTCGGCCTTTCTTTGCTCATAATAATTCCAGGCTTGATAGCTATGGCCATTTCTCTGGCACGATTTGGAGCCCCCTGGAAGCTTTCCATTGATTTCACCGGTGGAACCTTAATGGAACTGCGCTTCGAACAGAAAGTTTCCCCCGAAAGGATTTACACAATTTTCACCAATTTAGGCTACGGGGACACCACAGTCCAGACCACAGCCGACGAGAAAACCGCCCTTATAAAATGCAAAACCTTAGACGAAGAAGCTAAGGTTAAGGTTCAAGAAGAACTGAGGAAAGAGTTTGGCCCCTTTGAGGAACTGCGCTATGAATCCATAGGGCCCGCTGTCGGAAGGGAAGTGACGAGGGCAGCCACCCTGGCGGTGATCGCGGCTTCCTTCATAATCCTGAGTTTCATTGTATTTGCCTTTCGGAAAGTCCCCAACGCCCTACGCTATGGAGTCTGTGCTATAATCGCCATGGTTCACGACGTCCTTGTAGCCACGGGCCTCTTCTCCATAGCCGGCCTGCTAATAGGGTGGGAAGTGGATGCCCTCTTCATAACTGCTCTCTTAACGGTGATAGGCTTTTCAGTGCAGGATACTATTGTTGTTTTTGACCGGATAAGAGAAAATACTCCCAAGCGCCGGGGCGAACCTTTTGAGGTCATAGTCACCCGGAGCCTTCTGGAGACCTTCCATCGTTCTCTGGTCACTCAGCTAAACGCCATATTTGTCCTTTCGGCAATTCTTCTTTTCGGAGGTGCTACCATAAAGCAATTTGTGACCGTCCTCCTGGTAGGGCTTATGAGTGGAACCTACTCCTCAATCTTTAACGCAGTCCCCCTTCTGGTGGTGTGGGAGAACAGAGAAATCCAAAAATTTATAGCCAGAGTCTTTGCTCGGAGTTCTTAATGAAAAGGGCCAGCTTTCTGGCGCCCCTGGCCTTAGGAATCGGAGGGCTTTGTCTTTACCTCCGCACAATGGCCCCTTCGGTTTCAACGATTTTTGACGATAGTCTGGAGTTCCAGGTCGTTTGCCCAACACTGCGCATAGCTCATCCGCCCGGATACCCCCTTTACACCCTTTTAGGCTGGCTATTTTCTCACCCTCCCGGAGTAGATCCTGCCTGGGGGGTAAATCTGCTTTCGGCAGTAGCAGGAGCCGCAACCCTCGTAGCCCTCTACTTTCTCGCCCAACTGTTCTCACCAGAAGCTGCCTTCATTGCTCCTCTTTATCTTGCCCTCTCGCCTATTTTCTGGTCACAAGCGACCGTAGCTGAAGTTTATGCCCTTCATGCTCTAATCGTAGCCTCGGCCCTTACCTTTATTTTCAAAGCCATAGAAAACAAAAAATTCTTGCCCTGGGCAGCTCTTATGGTGGGCCTTGGTCTCGCCCATCATAGAACTTCCATCTTTTTGCTCTTGCCTCTTGCGTTGGTCTTCTTCAGGGACAAAACGCAAAATAAAAATAAAATTTTAGCCCTTTTTGCCCTTATTCTGCCACTGGCTTTTTATTTTTATCTACCCTTAAGGGGGATGAAAGTCACCTCCCTTGACGGAACATACACCAACACCTTTGAGGGCTTCCTTCGCTGGGTTACGGCTTCAGACTACGGAGTTTTCTTCAAAGAGAGCCCTCTGGCACGCCCGACTCCTCTGAGCTGGCATTTGAAACTGTGGCTCTCTCAGTTCGGACCCATTGGAATTGTTTTAGGGCTTATAGGCCTGAGCCGGTTGAGGTCATATAAAGCAATTTTGTGGTGGTTAACCTTCATGCCTTTCACCCTCTTTGCTTTCATATACCGTGTCCCCGACCCCGAGGTGTTTTTCATACCGTCGTTTCTCCTTTTTTCATTAGCTATAAGTGAAGGGGTGAGCTTGATTTTGAGCCTGAGGCGCTTGCTTCTGAGGTGGGCTCTGCTGGTTATGGCGTTGCTTCAGCCTCTTTTTATTGGAGTAAAAAATTTCCACAAACTGGATCGCAGCCAAAATGTTGAAGTTTACGCTCTTGGGGCATCTATGATTTCATCCGCAGCAGGGAACTCACCGGTAGTAATTGGACTTCTTGGGGAAAGGACTCTCATGAGCTACTTTCAAGATCTATATGGCCTCAATCCTGATGCCACTCTGATTGCCGCCGACCGCGAAGAGGAAAGGCTAAAAGCTGTAGAAAAGGCTCTGGCTGAAGGTCGCGCGGTATATCTTACCCGGCCCTTGCCTGGCCTTCCGAATCATTTCAGGCTCTGGGCTCAGGGCAATTTAATCCGGGTTTGGGATTCTTCCCCCCCCGAGGTTGTTCCTAAAAAAGTGGTGGGAGCTGAAATAGCAGAAGGACTTAAGCTTGAGGGTTATGAGCTTTTAATTCTTCCGGGACCACCCAGGCGCTGGCCTGTACCTCCCGTACCTCTTCAAATCAGGGTTAACCTTTACTGGAGAACTTTAAAACCCTTCAACGAAGAGCTCAAAATATCGGTGCGCTTCTACAATGCCGAAGGCGAAATGCTTATCCAGAGTGACAAAATTCCGGTGCACTTTGCTTATCCCATTACGAAGTGGAAACCGGGGGAATTAATTTTGGATTCTTACGATTTTCTATTAAAAGCCACCAAAGGCCCTCCGGTGAAGCTGGTGATAATAGCTTATGAACCATCCTCTTTGGCTGAGAAAGGGCGAATAGAACTTGCAGTAGATAAACACCCATAAGCTTCGAAAATAGAACCCTGGGCGGACTAGCCTTCTCAACTTCACCCAGTGCAAAACAGAAAGCTGGATTAGACATTCCCTCCAGACAGCACTCCCACCACCTTAAAATAGCCTTGCCCTCCTTCCTGCAAACCCTCCGCGTTCCTTGACAAAATAAAAAGCATAAATTAACATTCTGGAAGCAAACTGGCGGGGAGGAGAAACGGATGATGAGAAGATGGCCTTTGCTTTTTATCGTTACGATTTTTACTTTAACCATGTGCAAGGCACCCCCCACTCCCCAAGGCCTTAGCGGCAACATTATTGTAGACGGCTCCAGCACTGTTTATCCCATCACCGAAGCTATGGCCGAAGAATTCCAGAAGTTAAATCCCAACG from Anaerolineae bacterium includes the following:
- a CDS encoding SPFH domain-containing protein; translated protein: MHLVFIAGFAGILAAFLTVCNFLRDFHEIRRLGDAIIWLLSSICPLFREFIDFTIREGEIVDPEHPAVKIGGPGYVIIREDSAAVFEQYGRITRVLGPGYHRLVPFERLRGAVDLRPQVHRVQVRGFTKDGIPVQGEVEIEYQSRQLSRIELDQTDQRDRRFRAFYTFSWEGMLNAVYRTPVREGALVPHREIVEEEVSYWFQRVVEKYNFSELLVSYPEVMPEEGHGLLSRGIILLLESELFNALRVPLRSWGYQINRLQVNMLDAGEEIRERVRDKNFGLWRSLRLAKLRAREAEAEVSALRIKNEARAYVEAQFVEALAYEIKRAGQAPLHKQIILAIACINVLDNLVSILKDESHFLIPSWVLEQIDRFKKILALP
- the larA gene encoding nickel-dependent lactate racemase is translated as MKVRLAYGREGLWIELPDDLKVKIIEPRFLPGLPEEEKAIRKALREPIASPPLRELVRSSDTVAIVFSDITRPMPNRKVLPIILEELSHVPRQNILLINALGAHRPQTREELEEMLGPDIVSNYAILQHDCNDKSTLQYLGETSFGHPAWVNKAYMEASVKILTGFIEPHFFAGFSGGPKAVLPGIAGLDTILLNHGAEMIDDPRATWGVTEGNPIWEEIREVAARTQPSFLVNVTLNREKQITGVFAGDVWKAHAEGVKFAASSAMVEVEEPFDIVITTNSGYPLDINLYQAVKGMSVAARIVKEGGSIIIAAECKDGIPDHGEYKNILKMASSPAELLRIIRQPGFLVQDQWEAQIQALIQLKADVYVKSSYLTDRQIEEALLKPCRSIEETLEELLARYGPEARVCILPEGPQTIPYIRGAV
- a CDS encoding (2Fe-2S)-binding protein gives rise to the protein MPVITFTLNGQKRTVEIEPFETLAYTLRERLGLVGTKIGCEEGECGACTVIVNGKAVTSCIYPAMKVDGAWVETIEGLSLDRKLHPIQEAFIEHFAAQCGYCTPGFIMSTKALLDRNADPSEEEIKEAIAGNLCRCTGYYQIIDAIKAAAVKMKGGKKNEGPPGLRQRRAVD
- a CDS encoding penicillin acylase family protein; translated protein: MRRALKAVTIVIAVLIILVLSLSGFLYYTIRKPWPRTTGTIIVEGLRAPVTIVRDKWGVPHIYASNTHDLFFAQGYVHAQDRFWQMEYWRRIGSGRLSEIFGEATLKIDRFIRTLGWHRVAARELEQLEPEVKAILEAYAKGVNAYLKENKGKLGLEFTILGLIGAKFEPEPWTPYNILTWAKVMAWNLGGNWENEIFRAMVLSRVGSTRLKDIDPPYPPDKPVIVPHPETGSSSHAPETLIPLSQATFESIPWEALEILRMGPGLGSNNWVVSGSRTTTGRPLLANDPHLGIQMPSIWYEIGLHCEPVSEDCPFRVVGASFAGVPGVIIGHNEYIAWGVTNVNPDVQDLYVERINPENPDQYEVDGKWENMQIIWEEIKVRGREEPVRVRVRLTRHGPIINDVAGGTEEAWAYGWQPLAFRWTALEPCTIVKSVLLLNKARNWEEFREALRYWDVPSQNFVYADVNGNIGYQMPGKIPIRKKGDGSIPVPGWNNEYEWVGYVPFDELPRTFNPPEGYVVTANNAVVRPDFPHFITLDWNRGYRAQRIVNLITAKDKLSIEDFKAIQMDSYVLHAEEVIPHLATLSLEDPRLKEALEILRRWDRYATTESVGATIFEAVRLSLLRNIFADELGEKAFLKFLDFESLTMQVLASILAKPHSPWYDNVYTPQTETRDEILLKAFKEAVDELEERLGKDMKKWQWGKVHVAIFQNETLGRSGIKPIENIFNRGPVPVSGSSETVNNNLYHPENPFEVMALPSYRQIIDVGAWDNSLSIHTTGQSGHPYHPHYGDFIMKWARGEYHPMLWSKEQVKHHAEAILTLKPK
- a CDS encoding DNA double-strand break repair nuclease NurA, with translation MSLYLPHLIPQVEKMAEELTAERARYQRVADRARELLKRYSISAFEFRTKAKELGAAVPSNEPIDLQEPPKPVPSSFFAIAADGSQVQPDRHGIALYYLINIGSIVLRESSGETPIPRSMPFLFYRDEDLYEGNRLVQGSLLDVRRGLAELKEISERVKEVVEKARREETPILALIDGTLLLWILEEEKNLHQDKIRAYTEEMDKIRNAGALLAGFISRPRYCEVVDLLRLMHFGEETLKQPTLRRPWGRLTDATLFSFLPKGWRSALFESPSVLNDYYGENRVFFFYLNVEGEIARVEVPEWIARDRELVAFIQGAILKQSENTGGYPYVLERAHELAVIKAQERKSLEEMIERAMMRKGLIPQLSPKERWKRLM
- the secD gene encoding protein translocase subunit SecD — translated: MRERNLLILLGIILLVAFCLWIDLPQTEALSLQLGPLKIYREIKFRLGLDLRGGLQVVLEADPPPGEKVTPESMEAVRNIIQNRVDGMGVVEAVVQRQGENRILVELPGLVNPDEAIATLKATGRLEFVEAGLTPLPEGLKILTTYEVPLEPSPTETITPTPGAAPTPTPTITPTVTLTPTTEITPTPQVYRTIMTGKHLKSARVGSDEFGRPEIDFELTREGAEIFAKYTTEHQGEFLAIVMDGIVISCPQIKEPITDGMGRITSEKGFTLEEARRLAIILQYGALPVPLKVIQTRIIGPTLGQDSIQKSIRAGIIGVIVVLTFMLTYYRLPGFLADLALISYGLINLAIYKFGIPGLFPGVTLSLPGITGFLLSTGMAVDANILIFERMKEELRQGRPLSAAIEAGFNRAWTSIRDANLSTLLTCIVLYWFGSNFGASMVKGFAVTLFIGVCVSMFTAVTMTRTLVTFVFDLSGRFLEKRRWLLGV